In Saccopteryx leptura isolate mSacLep1 chromosome 11, mSacLep1_pri_phased_curated, whole genome shotgun sequence, the following proteins share a genomic window:
- the NETO1 gene encoding neuropilin and tolloid-like protein 1 isoform X2: MIYGRSVFHIVASLMILHLSAAAKKGTEKQTTSETQKSVQCGTWTKHAEGGVFTSPNYPSKYPPDRECIYIIEAAPRQCIELYFDEKYSIEPSWECKFDHIEVRDGPFGFSPIIGRFCGQQNPPTIKSSGRFLWIKFFADGELESMGFSARYNFTPGIILTTS; encoded by the exons ATGATCTATGGACGCAGTGTGTTCCACA ttGTAGCAAGTTTAATGATCCTCCATTTGTCTGCGGCAGCCAAGAAAGGAACAG aaaagcAAACCACCTCAGAAACTCAGAAGTCGGTGCAGTGTGGAACTTGGACGAAACATGCCGAGGGAGGTGTCTTTACCTCTCCCAATTACCCCAGCAAGTACCCCCCTGACCGAGAGTGCATCTACATCATAGAAG CGGCCCCAAGGCAGTGCATTGAACTTTACTTTGATGAAAAGTACTCTATCGAGCCGTCTTGGGAGTGCAAGTTTGACCATATTGAGGTTCGAGACGGACCTTTTGGATTTTCTCCAATAATTGGACGTTTCTGTGGACAACAAAATCCACCGACAATAAAATCCAGTGGGAGATTTCTGTGGATTAAATTTTTTGCGGATGGAGAGCTGGAGTCCATGGGGTTTTCAGCTCGATACAATTTCACACCCG GGATAATATTGACCACCTCATAG